CTTCCTGAATGCCCTTACAAAACTGTCGCGAGCACATTTAGACTAGTCGCCTCACCCATCTGccaggtattcgtcgaacatatcaACCGGGCCGGCATAGGCAAGCTAGGCCCAATTGCAGAGGTGCATTTACGCAAAGTAGACAGTCCGATCCGGCCGGTGCAATCACTCCGGAGCGTGAAGCACTCGAGCCGGTCCGCCAATGTCGTCGCTATATGGGTAAAGAGCGGACGCGACATTCTGAAACGCCGACGAAAAATCTCAGCCGGGTAACGAGGGTCAGCGCTGAAGTAGTCGGCCATAAGCCGATCAGCCGCTCCGACATGGTCTCGTGGGATTGTCCGACGATGACGAATCGCACGAGggatcgccgccgccgccgccgcatcCTCGTCGGCCTCCCTCTGCACCTCTTGAATCAAAGAATCCCATGCTTGATTCCACAAATCATCCATAATTGAAAAGCTTTTAGAGATAGAAAATTTGGATAGAAAGTGAAATGGGTGTGAAGATGTGTGGggagagaagatgaaaatgggaggaatatttataaaaaacccaacaaattcgaaattttttttaaaaaaaaaaaaatccggcgaccgccgcggcggTTTCGCTGCGCAATAGATAGGCGCG
This is a stretch of genomic DNA from Salvia hispanica cultivar TCC Black 2014 unplaced genomic scaffold, UniMelb_Shisp_WGS_1.0 HiC_scaffold_929, whole genome shotgun sequence. It encodes these proteins:
- the LOC125200360 gene encoding uncharacterized protein LOC125200360, which codes for MDDLWNQAWDSLIQEVQREADEDAAAAAAIPRAIRHRRTIPRDHVGAADRLMADYFSADPRYPAEIFRRRFRMSRPLFTHIATTLADRLECFTLRSDCTGRIGLSTLRKCTSAIGPSLPMPARLICSTNTWQMGEATSLNVLATVL